The Thalassotalea sp. 273M-4 genome includes a region encoding these proteins:
- the katG gene encoding catalase/peroxidase HPI produces MKLTTQLPAWFCAGVLIAGVVMYAVPSSANTTSEAKTNQFWWPEQLNLSPLRQHDPKSNPYGAKFDYAKAFAELDLTQVKQDIESTLTDSKDWWPADWGHYGPLMIRMAWHSAGVYRVHDGRGGAAGGQQRFDPLNSWPDNANLDKARRLLWPVKQKYGANLSWADLMILAGNVALESMGFKTFGFAGGRTDDWEPDLVYWGPETAFLSDSRRDNKGKLKGPLAAVEMGLIYVNPEGPHGKPDPLAAAQDIRMSFGRMAMNDEEIVALIAGGHTFGKSHGAKKPNECVGKEPAAAPIEQQGFGWKNTCGSGKGADTTTSGLEGAWTVTPTQWSTNYLDNLMNFDWVLTTSPAGAKQWKPNVDGAENLVPDAHIEGKRNAPMMLTTDIALKEDPDFRKIVERFRKNPAEYELAFAKAWFKLTHRDMGPRARYIGDEVPEEVLLWQDPLPKANANNINKQDIAKLKERLLDSGLTRAELVRTAWASASSHRVTDMRGGANGARLQLQPQIDWAVNNPAELNKVLTKLKDIQQSFNDRSSTNVSLADLIVLGGATAIEQAAKEAGLSLQVPFAPGRVDASQEQTDIKSFSYLEPKADAFRNYYHSSSYANPTEMMVDKANLLGLSVPEMTVLIGGLRSLGANYQDSKHGVFTNTPGQLTNDFFVNLLDMATVWEKSSEPGIYLGKDRASGKLKWSATPVDLIFGSNAELRAVTEVYAYDDSKQKFVEDFVNAWVKVMQLDRFDLK; encoded by the coding sequence ATGAAACTCACTACTCAATTACCTGCCTGGTTTTGTGCGGGTGTACTGATTGCAGGCGTTGTGATGTATGCTGTACCGTCTTCTGCAAATACCACCAGTGAAGCGAAAACCAACCAATTCTGGTGGCCTGAACAACTCAATTTATCCCCTCTTCGACAACACGATCCTAAGTCTAATCCCTACGGCGCAAAGTTTGATTACGCCAAAGCCTTTGCTGAGCTCGACCTAACGCAAGTTAAGCAAGATATTGAGTCTACGCTTACTGATTCAAAAGACTGGTGGCCAGCGGACTGGGGTCACTATGGTCCGTTAATGATCAGAATGGCTTGGCACAGTGCCGGTGTTTATCGAGTACACGATGGTCGAGGTGGCGCGGCCGGTGGTCAGCAAAGGTTCGACCCACTTAATAGTTGGCCAGATAATGCCAACTTAGACAAAGCCAGACGTTTGTTGTGGCCGGTAAAACAAAAATATGGAGCAAACCTTTCCTGGGCCGATTTAATGATTTTAGCGGGTAATGTCGCCCTTGAGTCAATGGGCTTTAAAACCTTTGGTTTTGCTGGGGGGCGAACTGACGATTGGGAGCCCGATTTAGTGTACTGGGGACCAGAAACAGCTTTTTTAAGCGATTCTCGACGCGATAACAAAGGCAAATTAAAAGGACCTTTGGCCGCCGTAGAAATGGGCTTGATTTATGTTAACCCAGAAGGCCCACATGGCAAACCCGATCCATTAGCCGCAGCGCAAGATATTCGTATGTCGTTTGGACGGATGGCGATGAACGATGAAGAAATTGTCGCTTTGATTGCCGGAGGCCACACGTTTGGTAAATCGCATGGTGCTAAAAAACCTAATGAATGTGTTGGAAAAGAGCCCGCAGCAGCCCCGATAGAGCAACAAGGTTTTGGTTGGAAAAACACTTGTGGTAGCGGTAAAGGCGCAGATACCACAACCAGTGGATTAGAAGGTGCGTGGACTGTCACTCCAACCCAGTGGTCAACCAACTACCTTGATAATCTGATGAATTTTGATTGGGTGTTAACAACCAGTCCTGCAGGTGCTAAGCAATGGAAACCCAATGTCGATGGTGCTGAAAACTTGGTCCCAGATGCTCATATCGAAGGTAAGCGTAATGCACCCATGATGCTCACCACGGATATTGCTCTTAAAGAAGACCCTGACTTTCGCAAAATTGTTGAACGTTTTCGTAAAAATCCAGCGGAATATGAGCTTGCCTTTGCTAAAGCGTGGTTTAAATTAACGCATCGCGATATGGGGCCAAGAGCTCGATATATTGGTGATGAAGTGCCAGAAGAGGTTTTACTGTGGCAAGACCCGTTACCGAAAGCCAACGCGAACAACATAAATAAACAAGATATCGCAAAGCTTAAAGAGCGTCTTTTAGACTCGGGTTTAACAAGGGCTGAACTTGTTAGAACTGCATGGGCTTCGGCTTCTAGTCATCGTGTCACAGACATGCGAGGAGGCGCCAATGGTGCGCGTCTTCAGTTACAGCCACAAATAGATTGGGCTGTGAACAATCCTGCTGAACTTAATAAGGTACTCACTAAGTTAAAAGATATTCAACAGTCGTTTAACGACCGTTCATCGACCAATGTCTCGTTGGCGGATTTAATTGTGCTTGGTGGGGCGACGGCGATAGAGCAGGCAGCCAAAGAGGCAGGTCTAAGTCTTCAAGTTCCGTTTGCGCCAGGTCGAGTCGATGCTAGCCAAGAACAGACCGACATTAAATCGTTTAGCTATTTAGAGCCAAAAGCCGATGCTTTTCGAAATTATTATCACAGTTCAAGTTACGCTAACCCCACAGAAATGATGGTCGATAAAGCCAATCTATTAGGATTAAGCGTACCCGAAATGACGGTTCTTATTGGTGGTTTACGCAGCTTAGGGGCAAATTATCAAGACAGTAAACACGGTGTTTTTACCAACACTCCTGGCCAGTTAACGAATGACTTTTTTGTTAACTTACTGGACATGGCAACGGTTTGGGAAAAATCGTCTGAGCCTGGGATATACCTAGGTAAAGATCGCGCTAGCGGTAAATTAAAATGGAGCGCAACACCGGTAGATTTGATTTTTGGCTCGAATGCCGAACTAAGAGCGGTTACCGAAGTGTACGCGTATGATGACTCTAAGCAAAAGTTTGTCGAGGATTTTGTCAATGCATGGGTTAAAGTCATGCAATTAGACCGATTCGATTTAAAATAA
- a CDS encoding LysR substrate-binding domain-containing protein gives MISLKQINYALAVEKTLHFKKASELCNVSQSALSTAITEMESQIGVQIFERNNKHVFVTSLGQQILDKARKVKMDVEELMLISQLNKSPLTTPMSLGVIPTIGPYLLPKVLPKVRQVYPEFRLKITEGQSHELLEMLRNGDLDAAILALPYPISGLMSFEFWQEDFFWVSHKDELDSHPKEISTKEMELDKLMLLKEGHCLKDHALAACHLKSLKQESGFDSTSLHTIIQMVAGKLGTTLVPEMALTQLLHNNSELSAIHLNEPGPHRSIAFIIRPNYVKTQDIETLKNLFVEQLSNNKPHI, from the coding sequence ATGATTTCTTTAAAACAAATAAATTATGCTCTGGCTGTCGAAAAAACATTGCATTTTAAAAAAGCCTCTGAGCTTTGTAATGTATCGCAATCTGCACTCAGTACCGCCATTACCGAAATGGAATCGCAAATTGGCGTTCAAATATTTGAACGTAATAATAAACACGTTTTTGTCACCAGCCTCGGCCAACAAATCCTTGATAAAGCTAGAAAAGTAAAAATGGATGTGGAAGAGTTGATGTTAATTTCCCAACTCAATAAATCACCATTAACGACGCCAATGAGCTTAGGCGTGATCCCGACTATTGGCCCCTACCTGTTACCTAAGGTGCTGCCTAAAGTGCGCCAGGTTTACCCAGAGTTTCGGTTAAAAATCACCGAAGGGCAATCGCATGAGTTACTCGAGATGCTGCGTAATGGTGATTTAGATGCTGCCATTTTGGCTTTACCCTATCCGATTTCCGGTTTAATGAGTTTTGAATTTTGGCAAGAAGACTTTTTTTGGGTAAGTCACAAAGACGAATTAGACAGTCACCCAAAAGAGATCAGCACAAAAGAAATGGAACTGGACAAATTGATGCTATTAAAAGAAGGGCATTGTTTAAAAGATCATGCTTTAGCAGCTTGCCATTTAAAAAGCCTAAAACAAGAATCTGGTTTTGACTCCACCAGCTTACATACAATTATTCAAATGGTGGCAGGTAAATTAGGTACCACCTTAGTACCCGAAATGGCGTTAACCCAACTCTTACATAACAACTCAGAGTTATCGGCGATTCATTTAAATGAACCTGGACCACATCGCAGCATAGCCTTTATTATTCGACCAAATTACGTTAAAACCCAAGATATTGAAACGCTAAAAAATTTATTTGTTGAACAACTATCTAATAACAAACCTCATATTTAA
- a CDS encoding YhgN family NAAT transporter, whose product MELLTIAVTLFLIMDPLGNLPVFVSILKDIDAKRQRQIMIRELLIALLIMFLFLFAGENILSFLHLKQESVSIAGGIILFIIAIKMIFPQPGGLMGLDEGEEPFLVPIAVPMMAGPSILASLILFTNQMPNQLFELSIALVIAWALSAIILIYSNVFNRLLGERGLKAMERLMGMILVMIAVQMLLDGLAKYASNFY is encoded by the coding sequence ATGGAATTATTAACAATCGCTGTCACCCTATTTTTGATCATGGATCCTTTGGGTAACTTACCTGTCTTTGTTTCCATCTTAAAAGACATTGATGCTAAAAGGCAGCGTCAAATAATGATCAGAGAGCTACTTATCGCTTTGCTTATTATGTTTTTGTTTTTATTTGCTGGCGAAAATATTTTAAGCTTTTTGCATCTTAAGCAAGAATCAGTGAGTATTGCTGGGGGGATTATTTTATTTATTATCGCAATCAAGATGATTTTCCCACAGCCTGGTGGACTGATGGGCTTAGATGAAGGTGAAGAACCATTTCTTGTACCTATAGCCGTACCTATGATGGCAGGCCCGTCAATTTTGGCTTCGTTGATTTTATTTACCAATCAAATGCCAAACCAATTATTTGAACTTAGTATTGCTTTAGTCATTGCTTGGGCCTTAAGCGCCATTATTTTGATCTATTCAAACGTATTTAACCGCTTGTTAGGTGAGCGTGGTTTAAAAGCAATGGAGCGATTAATGGGGATGATATTAGTGATGATCGCAGTACAAATGTTGCTGGACGGTTTAGCTAAGTACGCCAGTAACTTTTACTAA
- the hpt gene encoding hypoxanthine phosphoribosyltransferase codes for MKYKIEELISQDDIRHRIQELGQEISAFYQNSNDLVMIGLLRGSFVFMADLARAITVNHSVDFMTASSYGNTMASSRDVRILKDLDDDIKGKDVLLIEDIIDTGNTLKKVTEILSLRDPKAIHICTLLDKPSRREVPLDVDWVGFEIPDEFVVGVGIDYAQKYRHLPYIGKVVML; via the coding sequence ATGAAATACAAAATTGAAGAGCTTATCTCACAAGATGATATTCGTCATCGTATCCAAGAGCTGGGGCAGGAGATCAGCGCCTTTTACCAAAACAGTAATGACTTGGTGATGATTGGTTTACTTAGGGGATCTTTTGTCTTTATGGCCGATTTAGCCAGAGCGATAACCGTAAATCATAGTGTCGACTTTATGACTGCATCCAGTTACGGCAATACGATGGCGTCATCGCGCGATGTTCGCATTTTAAAAGATTTAGATGATGACATTAAAGGCAAAGACGTATTGCTTATTGAAGATATTATCGATACCGGTAATACATTGAAAAAAGTTACCGAAATTTTGTCTTTACGCGATCCCAAAGCCATTCATATCTGTACATTACTCGACAAGCCTTCGCGACGAGAAGTGCCATTAGATGTTGATTGGGTTGGCTTTGAAATTCCAGATGAGTTTGTTGTCGGCGTAGGTATTGACTACGCGCAGAAATATCGCCATTTACCTTATATTGGCAAAGTCGTCATGTTGTAA
- a CDS encoding AbgT family transporter — protein MSSTLDQPMPKNGWFNRFLATVEFLGNLLPHPVTLFAMFCLFIIVFSGVADFFGLSAIDPRPIGSAGRDPDGVIEVVSLMSAEGLQKIFSGLVTNFTGFAPLGTVLVALLGVSVAEHSGMLSAGLRGMVLGASERLVTFMVVFAAILSNTASELGYVVLIPLAAMIFHSLGRHPLAGLAAAFAGVSGGYSANLFLGTIDPLLSGITTAAAQLIAPSYEVGPEANWFFMIVSTFMIALLGTIITEKVVEPRLGKYNESEASEPLQTNIERLTPLEVKGLKWAGVSFLLLGLLLSLTIVPENGILRHPETGAVSGSPFLKGIVVIIFIVFAIPGFVYGKVVGTMKNDKDVINAMSKSMSSLSLYIVLVFFASQFVAFFKWTNLGTILAINGAELLQALSLTGPEVFVLFIFMCAIINLSLGSSSAQWAATAPIFVPMLMLIGYAPETIQAAYRIGDSVTNLITPMMSYFGLILAVASKYKKDMGIGTLVATMLPYSLAFFVGWVALFYIWVFALGMPVGPGSPVYYTP, from the coding sequence ATGAGTTCTACACTTGATCAGCCAATGCCAAAGAATGGCTGGTTTAACCGGTTTTTAGCAACCGTTGAATTTTTAGGGAATTTACTTCCGCATCCTGTCACCCTATTTGCTATGTTCTGTCTCTTCATCATTGTGTTTAGTGGGGTTGCAGACTTTTTTGGCTTAAGTGCAATTGATCCCAGACCTATCGGCTCAGCAGGACGCGATCCTGACGGCGTAATTGAAGTGGTTAGTTTGATGAGCGCGGAAGGTTTACAAAAAATCTTTTCGGGTTTAGTCACTAACTTTACAGGTTTTGCACCTTTAGGGACCGTATTGGTCGCCCTTCTTGGTGTGAGTGTGGCTGAGCACTCTGGCATGTTATCCGCGGGTCTTCGCGGTATGGTATTAGGTGCATCAGAGCGACTTGTTACTTTTATGGTGGTTTTCGCGGCGATCTTATCAAATACCGCATCAGAACTTGGTTATGTGGTACTGATCCCTCTAGCGGCTATGATCTTCCACAGTTTGGGTCGCCATCCTTTAGCCGGTTTAGCCGCCGCATTTGCCGGTGTGTCTGGCGGATATAGTGCTAACTTATTTTTAGGCACCATCGATCCATTGTTGTCGGGCATTACGACCGCGGCCGCACAACTGATAGCCCCAAGTTACGAAGTCGGACCTGAAGCCAACTGGTTCTTTATGATTGTTTCGACCTTTATGATTGCCCTGTTAGGTACCATTATTACCGAAAAAGTAGTCGAACCAAGACTGGGTAAATACAATGAAAGCGAGGCCAGTGAACCACTACAAACCAACATTGAGCGCCTTACGCCACTTGAAGTAAAAGGCTTAAAATGGGCAGGGGTAAGCTTTTTATTACTGGGGCTATTACTGTCTTTAACCATTGTTCCAGAAAACGGTATTTTACGTCACCCTGAAACAGGTGCGGTAAGTGGCTCGCCATTTTTAAAAGGCATTGTGGTGATTATCTTTATTGTTTTTGCCATCCCTGGTTTTGTCTACGGCAAAGTTGTAGGCACCATGAAAAACGACAAAGATGTAATTAATGCGATGAGCAAAAGCATGAGCTCACTGAGTCTTTACATTGTATTGGTATTTTTCGCCTCGCAATTTGTCGCATTCTTTAAATGGACCAACCTTGGTACCATCTTAGCCATTAACGGCGCTGAGTTATTACAAGCCCTTAGCTTAACGGGCCCTGAAGTGTTCGTATTGTTTATCTTTATGTGCGCAATCATCAATTTAAGTTTAGGCTCATCTTCGGCGCAGTGGGCAGCAACTGCACCAATTTTTGTGCCTATGTTGATGTTAATTGGCTACGCCCCCGAAACCATTCAAGCGGCGTATCGTATTGGTGACTCGGTAACGAATCTTATCACCCCGATGATGAGTTATTTTGGTTTGATTTTAGCGGTCGCCAGCAAGTATAAAAAAGACATGGGGATCGGCACCTTAGTCGCGACCATGTTGCCATACAGTTTGGCATTTTTTGTTGGTTGGGTGGCACTATTTTACATTTGGGTATTTGCTTTGGGGATGCCTGTAGGACCTGGTTCTCCGGTGTATTACACCCCTTAA
- a CDS encoding ion transporter, with amino-acid sequence MPNIKKQLYELLERGFEGHFWSKFVSGFIVLLIIANVSAVILESYAPIGEKYSLFFSLFNLFSVAVFTVEYIARVWVSTESKAYKSRIQYIVSPIALIDFLAIAPFYLSFIFAIDLRYLRMLRMLRLLKLTHYFNGIRLFIDVLKKELPSIGAAIMIMAVLVILSAGIIYSVEQKAQPEVFDSIPSAIWWSVVTMTTVGYGDVTPVTFLGKFISIFIMLLGVGVVALPAAMLAAKFGDELRTKRKHLEQEIASALEDGVISRSEKTAINDICDSMGVSSEELEQLIRHYQDHKNQIIVCEKCGNIIEVKKP; translated from the coding sequence TTGCCTAACATAAAAAAACAGCTTTATGAGCTGCTTGAAAGAGGCTTTGAAGGCCATTTTTGGAGTAAGTTTGTCAGCGGTTTTATTGTCTTATTAATTATCGCTAATGTAAGCGCCGTTATTTTAGAGTCCTATGCGCCTATAGGGGAAAAATACTCGCTGTTTTTTTCTCTTTTTAATCTCTTCTCCGTTGCGGTATTTACCGTCGAATACATTGCTCGAGTGTGGGTGAGTACAGAGTCTAAAGCATACAAATCTCGCATCCAATACATTGTTAGTCCTATTGCTTTAATTGACTTTTTAGCCATTGCGCCTTTTTATTTGTCGTTTATTTTTGCTATTGATTTGCGTTATTTACGCATGCTGAGGATGCTTCGGTTATTGAAATTGACGCACTACTTTAATGGCATCAGATTGTTTATTGATGTATTAAAAAAAGAGCTGCCCAGTATTGGCGCCGCGATTATGATCATGGCGGTTTTGGTGATCCTATCTGCAGGTATTATTTACAGTGTTGAACAAAAAGCCCAGCCCGAGGTGTTTGATAGCATTCCCAGTGCTATTTGGTGGTCGGTAGTGACCATGACCACAGTAGGGTATGGTGATGTCACCCCGGTGACCTTTTTAGGCAAGTTTATCTCTATTTTTATTATGCTGTTAGGGGTAGGGGTTGTTGCTTTACCTGCTGCTATGTTGGCCGCAAAATTTGGCGATGAACTGCGCACCAAACGCAAACATCTTGAGCAAGAAATTGCTAGCGCATTAGAAGATGGGGTCATCAGTCGGTCTGAAAAAACCGCTATTAACGACATATGCGATAGCATGGGCGTGTCAAGCGAAGAGCTAGAGCAGTTGATCCGCCATTATCAAGACCATAAAAACCAAATCATCGTCTGTGAAAAATGCGGCAATATTATTGAAGTAAAAAAACCTTAA
- a CDS encoding low temperature requirement protein A — MALENHPMWRLPKHHLDQDEAHDHVHWVELFYDLIHVVIIFLLGNYLSDHLSIAGFAIFAGLFISIWFAWADSSVFNSLYVSTDLKHRIIMSCQIVTSMVMAAAIPSIHDKGWLYFALAFALNRLITSYLYYRTIRLGVEGTRLAHDVSRNFAILAVIFLISAFLPAPYNYWLFGVGIVSIQILYMLPKVGVLEHKRFIPRLGHMSERFALLLLIVIGEGFFKLVITLSEKGVYKVSPSVFVNFIWGGISIFVLCWIYFDFVGNGKPKNQTKSVLVSWWLAHLCLMLSAVMMGVALAGEVKVGFWQPYPLGYGIIGCSGLIIYLLSLLWIQYSIETRVAHRFATPLVRMFGVFFALLTLFLLPFVPALIGNLLWGIALISQIAIPLTKAYFTFLKEEVAKPDHN, encoded by the coding sequence ATGGCACTAGAAAACCATCCAATGTGGCGTTTGCCTAAACATCACTTAGATCAGGACGAGGCTCATGATCATGTGCACTGGGTTGAGCTTTTCTACGATTTAATTCATGTTGTGATCATTTTTTTGCTGGGCAATTATTTGAGCGATCATTTATCTATCGCTGGTTTTGCGATTTTTGCGGGACTATTTATTTCAATATGGTTCGCGTGGGCAGACTCTAGCGTATTCAATTCTTTGTATGTCAGCACTGATCTTAAGCATCGAATCATTATGTCCTGCCAAATTGTGACGTCTATGGTTATGGCCGCTGCCATCCCTAGTATTCATGATAAAGGCTGGCTCTACTTTGCCTTGGCGTTTGCTCTAAATAGACTTATAACAAGCTACTTGTATTATCGAACCATTCGACTCGGTGTTGAAGGCACTCGACTTGCTCATGATGTCAGTCGTAATTTTGCAATTCTTGCGGTTATTTTCTTGATCAGCGCTTTTTTACCGGCCCCGTATAATTATTGGTTGTTTGGTGTTGGCATTGTATCCATTCAAATTTTGTACATGTTGCCCAAAGTCGGAGTACTAGAGCACAAACGCTTTATACCGCGGTTAGGTCATATGTCAGAGCGCTTTGCTTTATTGCTGTTAATTGTGATTGGAGAGGGCTTTTTTAAACTGGTGATCACCTTATCTGAAAAAGGCGTTTATAAAGTCAGTCCCAGTGTGTTTGTTAATTTTATCTGGGGTGGGATATCTATTTTTGTGTTGTGTTGGATTTATTTTGATTTTGTAGGTAATGGCAAACCCAAAAATCAAACGAAGTCCGTTTTGGTGTCATGGTGGTTAGCGCATTTATGTCTGATGTTATCGGCAGTGATGATGGGCGTAGCGCTTGCGGGAGAAGTCAAGGTAGGATTTTGGCAACCGTATCCTTTAGGCTATGGCATCATTGGCTGTAGTGGCCTGATCATTTATTTACTCAGTTTATTGTGGATCCAGTACAGCATTGAAACGCGAGTTGCCCATCGCTTCGCTACCCCTTTGGTTAGAATGTTCGGGGTGTTTTTTGCTTTGCTTACCTTATTTTTATTACCCTTTGTGCCAGCCCTTATTGGTAACTTACTGTGGGGTATAGCGTTAATTTCACAAATAGCTATTCCTTTAACCAAAGCATATTTTACATTTTTAAAAGAAGAAGTTGCAAAACCCGACCATAATTAA
- a CDS encoding alkane 1-monooxygenase, translating into MTQSNTFIAPNGDVYVDKKRYYWLLSLLIPFVAIMGPVLYFQYNNELFLWAFLLIWYGLFPLIDLFLGEDTTNPPESIIPQLEANPYYRWIALLHVPIVLMVFVFLGWFVSHHELSTMGYIASALLSGYIGGHGLNIGHELGHKRHPLDQWMAKIILAPAAYGHFFIEHNRGHHKHVATPEDPASAKMGESIYQFALRELPGGFIRAYGVEKERFKAKSLSPWTIKNEFLQTILMTLSVYLAMALWLGVEVIPYLFIAAFWSMWQLTSANYVEHYGLKRKKLSSGRYEKTQPHHSWNSNHIFSNLALFNLQRHSDHHAHATRSYQSLRHFQNLPTLPNGYFGMFVIAYIPCLWFKVMDKRLVEVTQGNLDSINMLVSKQDTLVKKYNLMPNSQHSH; encoded by the coding sequence ATGACCCAAAGCAATACCTTCATCGCTCCAAATGGTGACGTCTACGTTGATAAAAAACGCTACTATTGGCTGTTATCTTTGCTTATTCCCTTCGTTGCAATAATGGGACCCGTGCTCTATTTTCAATACAACAATGAATTGTTTTTGTGGGCATTTCTACTGATTTGGTATGGTCTATTTCCATTAATTGACCTTTTTCTAGGCGAAGATACCACTAACCCGCCCGAGTCGATAATTCCCCAACTTGAAGCCAATCCGTACTATCGTTGGATTGCATTGCTGCATGTGCCCATTGTGCTGATGGTATTTGTATTTTTGGGCTGGTTTGTTTCTCACCATGAATTATCGACCATGGGCTATATCGCATCGGCTCTGCTCTCTGGTTATATTGGTGGGCATGGGTTAAACATTGGCCATGAGCTTGGCCATAAACGCCATCCGCTGGATCAATGGATGGCAAAAATTATTCTCGCGCCAGCGGCTTATGGTCATTTTTTTATTGAACATAACCGCGGTCATCACAAACATGTCGCCACCCCTGAAGATCCGGCATCGGCAAAAATGGGGGAAAGTATTTATCAGTTTGCTTTAAGGGAGTTACCGGGTGGCTTTATTCGAGCTTATGGTGTTGAAAAAGAGCGTTTTAAAGCAAAAAGCCTTTCCCCGTGGACAATAAAAAATGAGTTTCTGCAAACCATCCTGATGACCTTATCTGTCTATTTAGCGATGGCACTTTGGCTAGGTGTTGAGGTGATCCCCTACTTGTTTATTGCTGCTTTTTGGTCGATGTGGCAATTAACCTCTGCTAATTATGTTGAACATTATGGCCTAAAACGTAAAAAGCTCTCATCGGGGCGCTATGAGAAAACCCAGCCTCACCATAGTTGGAATAGTAATCATATATTTTCTAATCTCGCGTTATTTAATTTGCAACGCCACTCCGATCATCACGCTCATGCCACTCGAAGCTATCAGTCATTAAGGCACTTTCAAAACTTGCCAACCTTGCCAAATGGTTACTTTGGCATGTTTGTGATTGCTTACATTCCATGTCTTTGGTTTAAAGTCATGGATAAAAGGCTAGTAGAGGTTACACAAGGTAATCTTGACAGCATTAATATGTTGGTAAGTAAACAAGATACGTTGGTAAAGAAATACAACTTGATGCCAAATTCGCAGCATAGCCATTAG